GGCCAGAGTCCTCTCCAGCGTCACAACAACGCTAATGTTCTACGTTCTGGCACGgtgacagaaaaactgaagcCACTGCCACACTTTAATAGCAACACACCTGAATTTTGGAAGAAATCTGAATgtgtatggtttttttttcttctcctaaaTCACCAGCATCTCTCCATTTGAGAGAAAAAACTTAGCACCCAAACACTcgttttatttttcaagaagaaacaaaccccaaaccttttGTTACCCAGTCCATCCCTGCAAGTGTGGGACGCTTCAGCAGTGCATTGTATAGTTCCATTACGAAAAGACACCCGAGTGGGTGTCTTTGCAGAGTGGTCAGTGGACTTTAAACAGCGTGTGGAATGCGTATTTTCTTGGAACAATCCTCTATTACTCTACAAAACTGGCAGGAACTTTTCCTTTGTATATAGCAAGTCAGCTTGACAATGTTGAAGCCAACCTAGAAAGTTAGTTTTGCTCTGCCAAATCAGATCTTTCTGCTCTCAATAATCAGGTAAAGCTAAACCATATtgtaatgtttatattttaGCTCTGTAACACTTCAATTTGAAACATCTGGTTTCAAATGTTGTTAAGACACCTGACAAAGCCGCTCGGGTCAAGCGGATCTTTCAGAACTATTTTCTGAAACTCATACAATGGCAATCACTTTCTCAGCACAGAGTTTTCtgggagattttaaaaaacaccagagaattGAACTACCTGTGCACCTACCTCTGTCTTCAAGGAGCCTCCCTGTTGTCTAGAGTTCGGACAGTCAGAGCTAGTACCAGTCTGGATGGTCCCAGTGTTAGAAAACGAGGCATTGGTCCTTAAAATGAGATAACAAGGTGTCTGCTTGAACCAGCCTCTTAGCTTACATGGTCTATGTGTACGCGTGAGAATGGATGTTCTCATCTGGAAGTGACTAGAAGACAGCTGGTGATGCTGGAGGTCCTCCcatggaagcagcagctgctgcagagatTGGGAATCTCCAGCTCTCCAAGAGGCTGCAGGGTTTATCCCCTCTCAGGACAGGATTGCCCCTTGCCCTCAGGCCATTCACAGGCGAAGTACCTCGGTGTTAAGAAATCCAAAACTGAATGTCATGCTTCAGTGTTTCTGCCAATGGCTGCTGGAGTTGCAAAGGAATTTTCATGATTGCTCTAcagtgaaatatatttcttttctgtttccgTTCCTAAAGGATAACAGGCATCGACCACAGATGGAGACAGGATGTCTCATGGTGAGCAGGAGGCAAAAAAATAGCTTCTTTCTCTATCTAACCCCATCAAGGGtcatcaagattttttttatattccctTAAACATTCATCTTGATAGAATGTTAAAGACATGCCTCCCACAATCAGTTCTCCACTTTAACTGGGGATTGAATTATTAATGATTTAGTCTTCTGAGAACTGAAACTTTTTAGTATAAAAATCTTCGAGCTCAAAAGCTCAAAGCTGTCTGTGAAAATGCAGTGGCTCAAATTAGCTGGTGataatttctgatttaaattGACCAGGTCACTGGAAGGTCTCAAGGCACATTATCTAGCAGTTGAATAGAATTATCTccaattataattaaaaaaggcaaaaccccTAGTACAAGATAATCAGGAGGCCACAGCGAGTCTGAGCCACAATTCTAGACACACTATGCTGCACAACAGACCTCCCAACCTTATATAAgtctgatgttttctttttgaaggacATACATGTTTCATAACAATTGATTCCAAGAAATTTTCCCCATAATAAGGCTAAAAATACTTCCCCAGGCCTCATGAGAAATTAACTCTTCCCTGTTTCTGAAAAGTTTGACATTCCTTAGCTGGTAGCAGCTATTTAAAAAGTGGGATATTCAGGGCTTTACCTACACACCGCAAGCACCATCTACAGCTCACCTCCCACTCTATGTTATACAGACTTTTCCTAACACTGCAACCAGTATTAAAATGCTTTACTTGGATGCCAAAAAGCCTAGTGTAAGAAGTAGTACTTGCCTGTGGTTACCATCAGTCGgttctgcctcttctctgcaAACAGACCCGCTGAATTTCGTGGGAGTACTTACAGTCACGGAGAGTTGTGCATGAGGAGATGTCAAATATTTGTCCTCAGGCACCAAGGCAGGCTCACCTGTGCTCATGCTGCATGCTCAAGGGATGTTCATCCATCTGTTCTTAAAGGCCTCCAGTAATCAACGACAATATTGATTATTACACCTAAAAATGTCTTCCAGTACTTCTGTGCCTCTACCATAAGGACAGCCTGAATCTCACTTGCTAGTTCTTCATTCCTTCCTGCCCTGTGTATCACCAAGAAGAGATTATTCCCATCCTCTTTCAAAAAGTCTGATAGATTTAAGACTTACATTTTCTTCAGCCTGCTCTTTTCTAGGCCGAACCACTCCAGTGTGCTCATGTTCTCACCATTGAACATCACAAACCTCAGTTCTCTCTTGCTGCTCTCCCCTGAATTCCTCCCCATCGGCCCACAGCTGGTTCCTGTGGCGCCCAAGCCAGCTGCAGTGGGCTGGGGAGGCCTTCCCGTtgctgggagagcagggggTGACCTCATGCACCTCCCAGGCCATTTTTCTGGTATTCATCCCAGGAcaatatttcccttttcccaccAACGTTATGACATTGCTGACCTGAATTCAGGTTGTGATACATGGCAATTCCCAGGCTCTTTCCTGACAATTTCTATCCAGCCAGCAGTTCCCCGTCCTCTATTTGTGCTTTTTAACAGTTCCTGCGAGGTACAGAAATGGAATTTTCACCTATTGCATTGCATTTTTTCCAGACTACTTATTTagtttcattttgaattctACCTTAGTTCTCCAGTCTCCCTGGGTTGCACTCTGGCTGGTGCCAGCAGAGGGGGGCTGCCGGCATGCCAGAAAACAGGGCTGGAGTTCCACATGGTCTCGATCCAGTTCGGTGCCCACCGAGTCCAGCAGCATTTAATTTGACAAGAACTGGATTGGTTGccaatggaaaaatacaaaactgggCCCTGAACATCACGTAAACAGAAGAGACGAGCAGTTAATTTGGTATTTATCTACATACTattaaataaaacccaaatgTTTTCGGATTTAGAAAGTCCAAGTCATACATTTTAGGATGCATGGCTTCCAGGTAACTTTCCCtgatgcttttaattttctaaaggACTTTTTTGATTTATGTATTGGTATGCTTGTATgactgcttgcttttttaaaaaaggaagttaaTGTAGTTAATGTACTTAGACACTAACACTTCAGATCTAGGGACTGGGAGAGTGTACTaccacaatattttaaatttaataatttattttttactacaAAACTTAAAAATCATCTTAAACTCACTTAAAACTTTACCAAATACATTGAGATACTtcttccccagcccagcacatcTCACAAATGAGCCTAACTCACTTTTTTGTCCACCACTGCATCATTAACACTGGGAATACTGTTCCCAAAAATGCTTAAATTCAAGGTGGCAACAACAAAGTCAGCTGCAGAACAAGCAGCTATCTGGCCTACCACTGGACTCCAAAAACTACCTGCTCAATTACAAATCATTTGAAAACTGGGAAATCAGTTTGATGATTCTTCCTAATGCTCTAGTTAGCATTTCAAACCTTTGTTGTAGAAAAAACATGTACACCATGTTTACAGTGttgacattaaaaataactcattttaTACATATTGGAGTGATTAGAAATTTCAATTTAGCTTCCAGTTCTTCTGATCAACATAAGTGTCAATTCTTCTGTCctgtaaaacaaagaaaattgcattttaaaaggtggCAGTGCAAACCAAAGCAAGCATGGATGGTACACGATACTGTACAAGCCACTTACCTCCATCAAGAGAAGACAATGTAAACCAGTAGTGCACAGCCCACTATCCAGCCAACTGCAAGGAGTATGGGTACAACGAGACATGAAAGTGGGACTTGGGCTGGAAGAGAGAAGATGATCTTTTTCAGAAAGGCCACAATACATTGACGCTGAATTCACTGAATTAAACACATCAAACCCACGATTACCACAGAGCAAAACGACACCTGTGAGCTTGGGCCACGTTATCTATGATTGCTATTTTTAGCATGGAGTCACATTGTCTTGGCAGACCTTCTAATGAGAATACACAGTAAAAGCCCAAAGAGATTTCCATGCTATGGCCTCTGCAATCAGATAGGTACAAGGCTTAGCACTTCCAAAAGCAGCAGGGTACAGGGAGGAGACACGCACATGTCCTTGGTCTCCACAGGTCACCAGGAGAACATCTGTAATGGACTTTATTGATAGCAGCTGTCCCAGCAGATTCAGGATTCAATCCCTGACACGCACAGCACCTCCTAGAAGTCTCATTAGGTCAGCAACAGTAAATCAAAAATACAGTGATTATTTAACGTTGCACCCATTTAAGATCAATGTGCTGGGGATcaatgtgaggatgctgtgTGAGATCCCACGCCCCAAAGGGACATTGGGGCTTCATAGCTCATCTCTGTGCCTTCTGTGCACTGTGCCTGACCTAGCCCTCTCCTATCCCGTCACTACAGCGGTACGGGGTAGTTAAGGTTGATGTAATTATCCACTGCAAGGGTGTTCCCTGCTTTCAAGTAAGAAAATAACATAAGCTTTTCCAATGGGAACGTACCACCTGCCTGGCTGAGCTGGGCCAGGCACAACAATGGGACATCTTGCCTGCCTTGCCCACTGGTACTAGAACAAGCTAAAAAATTACATGGAGATGTGTAGTCCAGTGCAGGCAATGGTCTACAAGGAGCATGCAGAAAGCAGGACTAGcactttatataaatatatttctgtacAGCATCAGAATTTCAAAGACCCTTCTAATCAGTTCCCTGCAAATAGCAGAAGCTTGCCAGAAAGCAGCCTTTGAGATTGTATGACTTACcaatatattacattttaaacCACAtctttctgcagttaaaagattttcaggtttttgaaGGGATTACTAAATAATGCAGAACTATTCACAACACCTTGCAGAGTTTAGATCAAGCAGACAGGCTTTGGAGGGATGCTCAATAATTTAAGGTTTCCCACACTGCTCTTTTAGAGCTGTGCACAACACAAACATGTCTCACCGTGATACTGCATGTGTATCTACCAAGAGGGAGAGAATATATAGATAGAAAACCTTCTGTCTAACCTTCTAGAAAACCTTCAGTGAGGTTGTCCAACCATTTCTAATCTGGGGTTGGGCTGGAGGCAGTCAAGGCCAGCTGCCCGGGCGTTGCAACCCCCgctgctgccccagggctggtgcTGGTACCAGCCTGGTCTGAGTGATTATGGCCACACTgcttgtttattaaaaaaaaccccaaaacactaaACACAAATAACAATACACATCCTACCAATACAAAATATGGTTAAATGCTAATTCCTAGTGGACTTCCTACCAGTATCAGTATAATTTCTGTGGACATCAATAAAAACGAGAACTAAGAAACAGCATTCAGCATCCTGTTGTAGCTGAGTTTAGTAGAATTCCACTATCATTAGATATCAGTGGTAATGGTGTAAAAAAGGGGAGataaaagtctt
This DNA window, taken from Nyctibius grandis isolate bNycGra1 chromosome 8, bNycGra1.pri, whole genome shotgun sequence, encodes the following:
- the STRIT1 gene encoding sarcoplasmic/endoplasmic reticulum calcium ATPase regulator DWORF → MAEPAQVPLSCLVVPILLAVGWIVGCALLVYIVFS